A genomic segment from Limosilactobacillus sp. encodes:
- a CDS encoding CPBP family intramembrane glutamic endopeptidase produces MKKFWLAVRDVVVILLWVIVAQVLAQVVLGLPQIVFPTLKTNHLYILTVYVLAPLGYLFLFYYGFVWLKKHFYHHDFPAISFPVRIKGRYLAYGLLLYTLILCGSLIAGLKFETPALNHWDFTQNLVSEALMFFAAPFVEEVAFRGVIIEQVARRYNLIAGVIVSSLLFGLVHLLNGPLNIISAVQLILSGALMGCLLSLIYLYEGSIWADYTVHAFYNLFFTLVPIQASVTHDWPFQLIFSSHRQLITGGQYGSDCSLAFNVAYLLMIGLFLFLLKKRRGAAQPR; encoded by the coding sequence TTGGCCTTCCGCAGATTGTATTTCCTACGCTGAAAACCAACCATCTCTATATTTTAACGGTGTACGTCTTGGCGCCGCTGGGCTACCTCTTTCTGTTCTACTATGGTTTTGTTTGGCTCAAAAAGCACTTTTATCACCACGATTTCCCAGCAATTTCTTTTCCGGTCCGGATCAAGGGGCGGTATTTGGCTTACGGATTATTGCTGTACACTTTAATACTGTGCGGATCGCTGATTGCCGGCCTGAAGTTTGAGACGCCAGCATTAAATCACTGGGATTTCACGCAAAATCTGGTGAGCGAAGCATTGATGTTCTTTGCGGCGCCGTTCGTGGAAGAGGTGGCCTTCCGGGGTGTCATCATTGAACAAGTCGCCCGCCGCTACAATCTCATCGCTGGCGTTATTGTGTCTTCGCTGCTGTTTGGCCTTGTCCACCTGCTGAACGGCCCGCTTAACATTATCAGTGCCGTTCAGTTGATCCTTTCCGGTGCGCTGATGGGCTGCCTGCTATCATTGATCTACCTTTACGAGGGTTCGATTTGGGCAGACTATACCGTTCACGCCTTTTACAACCTCTTTTTTACCTTGGTTCCGATCCAGGCCAGCGTTACCCACGACTGGCCGTTCCAGCTGATTTTCAGCAGCCATCGGCAGTTAATCACCGGCGGCCAATACGGGTCTGACTGCAGTCTGGCCTTCAATGTCGCCTACCTGCTGATGATTGGGCTCTTTCTGTTCCTGTTGAAGAAGCGCCGAGGAGCAGCTCAGCCGAGATAG